A part of Hippopotamus amphibius kiboko isolate mHipAmp2 chromosome 16, mHipAmp2.hap2, whole genome shotgun sequence genomic DNA contains:
- the LOC130839180 gene encoding leukocyte immunoglobulin-like receptor subfamily A member 6 — MTPTRTALLCLGLSVGLRTQVQAGTLPKPTIWAEPGSVIPWGSPVTIWCQGTRGAQEFFLDKEGSSAPWDTHSPLEPGVKAKFSTPHMTEPYAGRHHCYYFSLTGWSEHSDPLELVVTGAHSKPTLSALPSPVVTSGGNVTLQCVSGEGLDRLILIKEGEHKSSRTLDAQQRPDGKTQALFPVGPVTPTHRWTFRCYGCNRDTPQVWSEPSEPLELLVAGVSGKPSLLTPQGPVVASGQNLTLQCRSDVGYDRFALSKEGGQDLPQRPARQPQAGLSQADVPLGRVTNTHGGRYRCYGGHNLSSEWSAPSDPLDILVAGRLPDTPSLSVQPGPMVASGENVTLLCQSGSTRESFLLSKEGAAHPPLRLTPKFRGGQFQAEFSISPVTSAHRGTYRCYSSLSSHPYLLSQPSDPLELLVSASPPSDHTVENLVRMGMAATILLGLGILLFQARHGHGGTPGAARS; from the exons ATGACCCCCACCCGCACGGCCCTGCTCTGCCTCg GGCTGAGTGTGGGCCTGAGGACCCAGGTGCAGGCAG GCACCCTCCCCAAACCCACCATCTGGGCTGAACCAGGCTCTGTGATCCCCTGGGGGAGCCCCGTGACCATCTGGTGTCAGGGGACCCGGGGGGCCCAGGAGTTCTTTCTCGATAAAGAGGGAAGCTCAGCCCCCTGGGACACACATAGCCCACTGGAGCCCGGGGTCAAGGCCAAGTTCTCCACCCCACACATGACAGAGCCCTACGCAGGGAGACACCACTGTTACTATTTCAGTCTCACTGGCTGGTCAGAGCACAGTGACCCCCTGGAGCTGGTGGTGACAG GAGCCCACAGCAAACCCACCctctcagccctgcccagccctgtggTGACCTCAGGAGGGAACGTGACCCTCCAGTGTGTCTCAGGGGAGGGACTGGACAGGTTGATTCTGATTAAGGAAGGAGAACACAAGTCCTCCCGGACCCTGGACGCACAGCAACGCCCCGATGGGAAGACTCAGGCCCTGTTCCCTGTGGGCCCCGTGACCCCCACACACAGGTGGACGTTCAGATGCTACGGCTGTAACAGGGACACCCCCCAGGTGTGGTCGGAACCCAGTGAGCCCCTGGAGCTCCTGGTCGCAG GTGTGTCTGGGAAGCCCTCCCTCCTGACCCCACAGGGCCCTGTCGTGGCCTCTGGACAGAACCTGACCCTCCAGTGTCGCTCTGATGTCGGCTACGACAGATTCGCTCTGTCCAAGGAGGGGGGACAGGACCTCCCCCAGCGCCCTGCCCGGCAGCCCCAGGCTGGGCTCTCTCAGGCCGACGTCCCCCTGGGCCGGGTGACCAACACCCACGGGGGCCGGTACAGGTGCTACGGTGGACACAACCTCTCCTCCGAGTGGTCGGCCCCCAGTGACCCCCTGGACATCCTGGTGGCAG gACGGCTCCCTGACACGCCCTCCCTCTCGGTGCAGCCGGGCCCCATGGTGGCCTCAGGAGAGAACGTGACCCTGCTGTGTCAGTCAGGGAGCACAAGGGAAAGTTTCCTTCTGTCCAAGGAGGGGGCAGCCCATCCCCCACTGCGTCTTACACCAAAGTTTCGAGGTGGGCAGTTCCAGGCCGAATTCTCCATAAGTCCTGTGACCTCAGCCCACCGTGGGACCTACAGGTGCTACAGCTCACTCAGCAGTCACCCCTACCTGCTGTCACAGCCCAGTGACCCCCTGGAGCTCCTGGTCTCAG